The Alnus glutinosa chromosome 7, dhAlnGlut1.1, whole genome shotgun sequence genome includes a region encoding these proteins:
- the LOC133873678 gene encoding laccase-7-like, translating to MMARFLVLISCALALLSSSLTTALIVERFFNVQNLTVQRLCHEQVITAVGGSLPGPTISVKEGDILVVHVLNMSPYNISIHWHGVFQLLSGWADGPAYVTQCPIRPGRSYTYKFQITGQEGTLWWHAHVSWLRATVYGALVISPRLAHSYPFPKPDEEATILLGEWWNANVVDVENEGLAAGVPPNNSDAFTINGQPGDLYSCSKTNTYKLTVVQGKTYMLRIINAALNYQLFFSIANHKMKVVAIDASYTEPYITDVIVLAPGHTTDVLLTADQPVGSYYMAARPYITVPGIADNTPTTGIIAYQHSTSATPLMPVLPESNDTARAHKFYTSLVGLAGGPQWVPVPRNVDEHMFIAFGLNLAPCGGSGTCEGPSGQRISASMNNESFQLPSSSRLSMLQALFYNKKDGIYTTDFPDNPKVKFDYTNPTISSDQSLLFAPKSTKVKTLKYNSTVEIVLQNTALLAVENHPIHIHGFNFHVLAQGFGNYDPQNDPKNFNLDNPQIRNTIAVPVGGWAVIRFTANNPGIWMAHCHLDAHLPWGLGMAFEVLNGPTLLSTLPPPPIDLPQC from the exons ATGATGGCTCGTTTTCTGGTTTTGATATCATGCGCTTTAGCTCTTCTGTCTTCTTCACTAACCACAGCATTAATCGTGGAACGTTTTTTCAAT GTGCAAAACCTAACTGTCCAACGGTTGTGCCATGAGCAAGTAATAACAGCAGTTGGTGGAAGCCTCCCCGGCCCAACAATAAGCGTCAAAGAGGGTGATATCCTTGTCGTCCACGTACTCAATATGTCTCCCTATAACATTTCTATTCACTG GCATGGAGTTTTTCAGTTACTGAGTGGGTGGGCAGATGGACCTGCATATGTAACGCAATGTCCCATACGACCTGGACGAAGTTATACGTACAAATTTCAAATCACCGGACAGGAGGGGACTCTCTGGTGGCATGCGCACGTGTCGTGGCTCCGGGCAACAGTGTATGGAGCACTCGTCATCTCTCCGAGACTTGCTCATTCTTACCCATTTCCAAAACCCGACGAAGAAGCTACCATTTTATTGG GGGAGTGGTGGAATGCTAATGTCGTTGACGTCGAGAATGAGGGCCTAGCCGCCGGTGTTCCCCCTAATAATTCTGACGCTTTCACGATCAACGGACAGCCCGGTGATCTCTACTCGTGCTCTAAAACAA ACACATATAAGCTTACGGTGGTCCAAGGGAAGACCTATATGTTGCGCATTATCAATGCTGCACTCAATTACCAGCTGTTCTTCTCAATTGCGAACCATAAGATGAAAGTCGTCGCCATCGACGCCTCATACACGGAGCCTTACATAACTGACGTGATCGTGCTCGCGCCTGGTCACACCACCGACGTCCTCCTGACCGCTGACCAGCCTGTGGGGTCTTATTACATGGCCGCAAGACCATACATTACCGTTCCAGGGATAGCCGATAATACGCCCACGACGGGCATCATCGCCTACCAGCACTCCACGTCAGCTACTCCCCTAATGCCGGTCCTACCGGAATCCAACGACACGGCCAGGGCCCACAAGTTCTACACCAGTCTTGTTGGCCTCGCTGGTGGGCCCCAGTGGGTCCCAGTGCCACGTAACGTGGACGAGCACATGTTCATCGCATTTGGATTGAATTTGGCACCGTGTGGGGGAAGCGGCACGTGTGAGGGTCCTTCTGGGCAGCGAATCTCTGCGAGCATGAACAACGAATCATTCCAACTCCCTAGCAGCAGCAGGTTGTCTATGCTTCAAGCTTTGTTTTATAATAAAAAGGATGGGATCTACACCACTGATTTTCCTGACAACCCAAAGGTGAAGTTTGACTACACCAATCCCACCATCAGCTCCGATCAATCACTGCTATTCGCCCCCAAATCAACCAAAGTGAAGACATTGAAGTACAATTCAACGGTGGAGATTGTTCTTCAGAACACAGCCCTTCTAGCCGTGGAGAATCATCCTATACACATTCACGGCTTCAACTTCCACGTGTTGGCCCAAGGCTTTGGAAATTATGACCCCCAAAATGATCCCAAAAACTTCAACCTCGACAATCCACAAATACGTAATACTATCGCCGTGCCGGTTGGAGGTTGGGCTGTGATCAGATTCACAGCCAATAATCCAG GTATCTGGATGGCACATTGCCACCTGGACGCACATTTGCCATGGGGCTTGGGCATGGCTTTCGAAGTTCTGAATGGACCTACTCTCCTGTCTACGCTGCCTCCACCACCAATTGATCTACCGCAATGCTAA
- the LOC133872948 gene encoding uncharacterized protein LOC133872948, which yields MFLVLHLYIPPLPHHCLSQNKIIIGVLSMLLHPQNQHKNQQSRKHIPAMAAFSSKLPLVLFLSSLFLHAAFAELVCEDLPKDVCAFSIASSGKRCLLETSVAGDGSVEYQCRTSEVLVQRMAEYIETDQCVHACGVDRNMVGISSDALLEPQFTAKLCSPACYQECPNVIDLYFNLAAGEGVFLPDLCERQRSNPHRAMGELLSSGVVAPGPVSGNPTTSSITAAAPYAQ from the exons ATGTTCCTCGTCCTTCACCTATATATACCTCCCCTCCCGCATCACTGCCTCTCACAGAACAAAATAATTATCGGTGTTTTGTCTATGCTATTGCATCCTCAAAACCAACACAAGAACCAACAAAGCAGAAAACACATTCCAGCCATGGCTGCTTTCTCTTCCAAATTGCCTTTGgttcttttcctctcttctctcttcctccATGCAGCATTCG CTGAGCTTGTATGCGAGGATCTGCCAAAGGATGTTTGCGCCTTTTCGATAGCGTCTTCGGGGAAAAGGTGTTTGCTGGAGACGTCGGTGGCCGGGGATGGAAGCGTGGAGTACCAATGCAGGACATCGGAGGTGTTGGTTCAGAGGATGGCCGAGTACATAGAGACCGACCAGTGCGTCCATGCGTGTGGGGTTGATAGGAACATGGTTGGTATTTCATCGGATGCCCTTCTTGAGCCACAATTCACTGCCAAGCTTTGCTCGCCGGCTTGCTACCAGGAGTGCCCCAACGTTATTGATCTCTACTTCAATTTGGCCGCCGGCGAAG GAGTATTTTTGCCGGATCTCTGTGAGAGACAGCGCAGCAACCCTCACCGTGCGATGGGCGAGCTTTTGAGTTCCGGTGTTGTGGCCCCTGGCCCTGTTTCTGGCAATCCAACAACATCATCAATTACAGCCGCTGCCCCATATGCCCAGTAA